In Ignavibacteria bacterium, one DNA window encodes the following:
- a CDS encoding adenosylhomocysteinase, which translates to MTQTKTFKIADIKLASEGRKKIEWAESRMPVLMNIRNTFSKTKPFKGYTIAGCLHVTKETAVLVETFKACGANIVWSGCNPLSTQDEIAAALAANGTSIFAWHGMNVKEFYWCIDKCLEVKPNLTLDDGADLIFTVHNKYKQLCATVIGGTEETTTGVHRLRAMAKDGALRYPVIAVNDAETKWDFDNVYGTGQSTLDGVLRATSVLLAGKNVVIAGYGHCGKGVAMRAKGLGANVIATEVKPTAALKATLEGMRVMKMDDAAKIGDIFITATGVKDILVKRHFEKMKDGAIVCNTGHYDCEINIPDLESLKKSKRTVRSDNEEYVLKNGNRIYLLAQGRLVNLAAAEGHPSEVMDMSFANQFLSQLRLVNAHKKGIKLENTVHDIPNQQDQELAMLKLKTMGHSIDKLTKEQIVYSSDYSAGT; encoded by the coding sequence ATGACACAAACAAAAACATTCAAAATCGCCGATATTAAACTTGCATCGGAAGGAAGAAAAAAAATTGAATGGGCAGAATCACGCATGCCCGTTTTGATGAACATTCGCAACACGTTTTCAAAAACAAAACCGTTCAAAGGTTATACGATTGCGGGATGTTTGCACGTAACAAAAGAAACCGCAGTGCTTGTAGAAACATTCAAAGCGTGCGGCGCAAACATTGTCTGGTCTGGATGCAATCCGCTTTCGACACAAGATGAAATTGCTGCAGCGCTTGCGGCAAATGGCACTTCAATTTTCGCGTGGCACGGAATGAACGTAAAAGAATTTTACTGGTGCATTGATAAATGTTTAGAAGTCAAACCCAATCTCACGCTCGATGATGGCGCGGATTTAATTTTCACGGTGCATAACAAATACAAGCAACTGTGCGCAACCGTCATTGGCGGAACAGAGGAAACAACAACCGGTGTTCATCGTCTTCGTGCGATGGCAAAAGATGGCGCGCTTCGTTATCCCGTGATTGCAGTGAACGATGCGGAAACAAAATGGGATTTTGATAATGTGTACGGAACGGGGCAATCTACGCTTGATGGTGTGTTGCGCGCGACGAGTGTTTTGCTTGCGGGGAAAAATGTCGTGATTGCCGGTTACGGACATTGTGGAAAAGGTGTTGCGATGCGAGCAAAGGGACTTGGCGCAAACGTGATTGCAACAGAAGTAAAACCAACTGCCGCACTCAAGGCAACGCTTGAAGGAATGCGCGTAATGAAAATGGATGATGCCGCAAAAATCGGAGACATATTTATTACTGCAACGGGAGTAAAAGATATTCTCGTGAAAAGACATTTTGAAAAAATGAAAGATGGCGCGATTGTTTGCAACACGGGACATTACGATTGCGAAATCAATATTCCCGATTTGGAATCGCTGAAGAAATCGAAACGAACTGTGCGCAGCGATAATGAAGAATACGTTTTGAAAAATGGAAACCGCATTTATCTTCTCGCGCAAGGACGTTTGGTAAATCTCGCCGCAGCAGAAGGTCATCCATCGGAAGTAATGGATATGTCGTTTGCGAATCAATTTCTTTCGCAATTACGATTAGTGAATGCACACAAGAAAGGAATTAAATTGGAAAACACTGTTCACGATATTCCTAACCAGCAAGACCAGGAACTCGCAATGTTGAAACTCAAAACAATGGGACACAGCATTGATAAACTAACGAAAGAACAAATTGTGTACTCAAGCGATTATTCTGCTGGAACGTAG